The following coding sequences are from one Cenarchaeum symbiosum A window:
- a CDS encoding peptidyl-prolyl cis-trans isomerase (rotamase) (COG0652), with protein sequence MTSVKIETNHGKIVFALDREAAPETVRNFEKLVGSGFYDGTLFHRVIPDFMIQGGDPNTKGTDKHSWGTGGPGYSIKAEFNSRPHKRGAVSMARSTDPDSAGSQFFIVVKDSPFLDRQYTAFGEVSEGMDVADRIVALERDTNDCPHEEARMIRVTLLE encoded by the coding sequence GTGACCAGTGTAAAGATAGAGACCAACCACGGAAAGATAGTATTCGCTCTGGACCGCGAGGCGGCGCCCGAGACTGTGCGCAACTTTGAGAAGCTGGTGGGCTCCGGCTTTTACGACGGCACGCTCTTCCACCGCGTGATCCCCGACTTTATGATACAGGGGGGCGATCCGAACACCAAGGGGACAGACAAGCACTCGTGGGGGACGGGCGGCCCGGGGTATTCGATAAAGGCCGAGTTCAACTCCCGGCCCCACAAGAGGGGAGCTGTCTCTATGGCCCGGTCTACGGATCCGGACAGCGCCGGCTCGCAGTTCTTTATAGTGGTCAAGGACAGCCCGTTTCTTGACCGCCAGTACACTGCCTTTGGGGAGGTCTCCGAGGGCATGGATGTAGCCGACAGGATAGTTGCCCTCGAGAGGGACACCAACGACTGCCCCCACGAAGAGGCCCGGATGATCCGGGTCACGCTTCTGGAATGA
- a CDS encoding aspartate carbamoyltransferase, catalytic chain (COG0540), giving the protein MAGFYGRDIISVRDLDRQALEEVFRYTEKFVKMTPSERRSVAGGRTLGYLFYEPSTRTRLSFQAAMASAGGTSLGIADVSSSSIQKGESLADTVRMMAMYSDALVLRHPLDGSSRFAAEVSDKPVINAGSGTEEHPTQAIQDLFTIRREKGGIDGLNIGVVGDLKYGRTVYSLLHALGNYDVKVSLISPEPLRIRTDSIYDIRTKLDFAESESLDEYVDELDVVYVTRIQKERFPDEEEYLKVKGSYVIGLDMLRKMKDGAIILHPLPRLDEISGEVDGTDKAKYFVQAEYGVYTRAALLGLVLNEGGF; this is encoded by the coding sequence ATGGCGGGCTTTTACGGCAGGGACATAATATCGGTCAGGGATCTGGACCGGCAGGCGCTCGAGGAGGTATTCCGGTATACGGAAAAATTCGTCAAGATGACGCCGTCAGAGAGGCGCTCTGTAGCGGGCGGAAGGACGCTTGGGTATCTGTTCTACGAGCCGAGCACGAGGACTCGGCTGAGCTTTCAGGCCGCCATGGCGTCTGCAGGCGGGACCTCTCTTGGCATAGCGGACGTCTCGTCGTCGTCGATACAAAAGGGGGAGAGCCTGGCAGATACGGTCCGGATGATGGCGATGTACTCTGATGCCCTGGTGCTGAGGCACCCGCTGGATGGATCGAGCAGGTTCGCAGCAGAGGTGTCCGACAAGCCTGTGATAAACGCGGGCAGCGGCACAGAAGAGCACCCGACGCAGGCGATACAGGACCTGTTTACGATAAGGAGGGAGAAGGGCGGCATAGACGGGCTCAACATAGGCGTGGTGGGCGACCTCAAGTATGGAAGGACGGTCTATTCGCTTTTGCACGCACTGGGCAACTATGACGTAAAGGTGAGCCTGATATCGCCTGAACCGCTCAGGATCCGGACGGATTCGATATATGACATAAGGACAAAGCTCGACTTTGCGGAATCAGAGAGCCTCGACGAGTATGTGGACGAGCTCGACGTGGTGTATGTGACCAGGATACAAAAGGAGCGGTTTCCCGACGAGGAGGAGTACCTCAAGGTAAAAGGGAGCTATGTCATCGGGCTGGACATGCTGCGCAAGATGAAGGATGGCGCCATAATACTGCATCCGCTGCCGCGGCTCGACGAGATCTCGGGCGAGGTAGACGGAACCGACAAGGCAAAGTACTTTGTGCAGGCTGAATACGGCGTGTATACCCGGGCCGCCCTGCTCGGGCTTGTGCTCAACGAGGGCGGCTTCTAG
- a CDS encoding aspartate carbamoyltransferase, regulatory subunit (COG1781), with amino-acid sequence MRESELIVRRIREGTVIDHIDGGRGLQVLSALGIDGGDGSLITVALNVPSGKFSKKDIIKVENRFLKDDDTNRLALIAPSATVNIIRDYKLAEKRRVALPNEIGRIFRCTNPDCITNSSERIESVMDVASREGPVLKCRYCSRILDVSRMDYT; translated from the coding sequence ATGCGCGAATCCGAGCTCATAGTGCGCAGGATCAGGGAGGGCACGGTCATAGACCACATAGACGGCGGAAGGGGCCTGCAGGTGCTCTCCGCCCTGGGCATAGACGGCGGGGACGGCAGCCTCATCACGGTGGCGCTCAACGTGCCCAGCGGCAAGTTCAGCAAAAAGGACATAATCAAGGTGGAGAACCGCTTCCTCAAGGACGACGACACCAACAGGCTCGCGCTGATAGCGCCGAGCGCCACTGTCAACATAATACGCGACTACAAGCTCGCCGAAAAGCGCCGCGTGGCCCTGCCCAACGAGATAGGCAGGATCTTCCGGTGCACAAACCCCGACTGCATAACCAACAGCAGCGAGCGGATAGAATCCGTGATGGATGTCGCCAGCAGGGAGGGCCCCGTCCTCAAGTGCAGGTACTGCAGCCGGATCCTCGACGTCAGCCGCATGGACTATACCTAG
- a CDS encoding H -ATPase subunit chain K, whose product MKTVMILLLAASGAFLTAGSVELAYAQGEGSGGDKLLGAGLAFGLAAGGAGIGLGYVGSAGLAVISENPALQSKVFIFIGMVESIAIYGIVMMFIILGQ is encoded by the coding sequence ATGAAAACAGTTATGATTCTGTTGCTGGCCGCATCGGGAGCTTTCCTGACGGCCGGTTCTGTCGAGCTGGCGTACGCGCAGGGCGAGGGCTCCGGCGGCGACAAGCTGCTGGGGGCGGGCCTTGCGTTTGGCCTGGCTGCAGGCGGCGCGGGGATCGGGCTGGGCTATGTGGGATCCGCAGGCCTTGCAGTGATCAGCGAGAATCCGGCACTCCAGTCCAAGGTGTTCATCTTCATCGGCATGGTGGAGTCGATCGCCATCTATGGGATAGTGATGATGTTCATCATACTCGGCCAATAG
- a CDS encoding archaeal/vacuolar-type H -ATPase subunit D (COG1394), with protein MEVDVKIKRVVDVKIPALSVSEKGGGGMPYGLADTNSSIDRAAKQIKELLPGICKAAEYENSIFSLAKALEKTQKLLNALENIIIPQYQQRIKFILSTLEEREREEFAKLKKVKAAMERKK; from the coding sequence ATGGAGGTGGATGTAAAGATCAAGAGGGTGGTGGACGTAAAGATCCCGGCGCTCTCCGTCTCGGAAAAAGGGGGCGGCGGCATGCCGTACGGCCTTGCCGACACCAACTCGTCGATAGACAGGGCGGCAAAGCAGATCAAGGAGCTGCTCCCCGGCATATGCAAGGCGGCCGAGTACGAGAATTCCATATTCAGCCTTGCAAAGGCGCTTGAAAAGACGCAAAAGCTGCTCAACGCTCTCGAGAATATAATAATACCCCAGTACCAGCAGCGGATCAAGTTCATACTGTCCACCCTCGAGGAGAGGGAGAGGGAGGAGTTTGCAAAGCTAAAGAAGGTCAAGGCGGCAATGGAGAGGAAGAAATAA
- a CDS encoding archaeal/vacuolar-type H -ATPase subunit B (COG1156): MTVEGGVQYSRIAEIKGPLVIVDGVENAAFDELVEIETNEGGRRLGKVLEIGNGKAIVQVFEGTTGLSVAGTNARFVGKVMEMPVSREVLGRIFDGLGRPKDKLPDPIADKFIDINGEAMNPEQREYPKDFIQTGVSAIDGIMTLVRGQKLPIFSGSGMSHNILAAQIARQASVVGTGDDFAVVFAAIGVQYSEAEYFRRSLEESGALKRSVLFLNLANDPAIERIITPRVALTVAEYLAFDLGMHVLVILTDMTNYAEALREISAAREEVPGRKGYPGYLYTDLSTIYERAGRLVGRKGSVTQVPILTMPSDDITHPIPDLTGYITEGQVVLGRDLFRQGVYPPVNILMSLSRLMKDGIGEGRTREDHQEISNQNYDAYSRAQEVRALAGIVGKAGLTDIDLRYMGVGDSLEQRLLTQATDENRTIEETLGIMWDTVSGLPKNELTKVKDKYVEKFYKGSA, from the coding sequence TTGACCGTCGAAGGGGGAGTCCAGTACAGCAGGATAGCTGAGATCAAGGGCCCGCTGGTAATAGTCGACGGCGTGGAGAATGCCGCATTCGACGAGCTCGTCGAGATAGAGACCAACGAAGGCGGCAGGCGCCTCGGCAAGGTGCTCGAGATAGGAAACGGCAAGGCCATCGTGCAGGTCTTCGAGGGAACAACCGGCTTATCAGTGGCCGGCACAAACGCGAGGTTTGTAGGCAAGGTGATGGAGATGCCAGTGTCCCGGGAGGTGCTGGGCAGGATATTCGACGGGCTCGGCAGGCCAAAGGACAAGCTGCCGGACCCGATAGCCGACAAGTTCATTGACATAAACGGCGAGGCCATGAACCCCGAGCAGCGCGAGTACCCCAAGGACTTTATCCAGACCGGCGTCTCGGCTATCGACGGGATAATGACGCTTGTCCGCGGGCAGAAGCTCCCGATATTCTCAGGATCCGGCATGTCGCACAACATACTGGCCGCCCAGATAGCGCGGCAGGCATCGGTGGTCGGGACGGGGGACGACTTTGCGGTGGTCTTTGCGGCCATCGGCGTCCAGTACAGCGAGGCGGAATACTTTAGGAGGAGCCTGGAGGAATCGGGCGCCCTAAAGAGGAGCGTCCTGTTCCTCAACCTGGCAAACGATCCCGCCATCGAGAGGATCATCACGCCGCGTGTCGCCCTGACTGTTGCAGAATACCTGGCATTCGATCTTGGAATGCATGTCCTGGTAATACTCACTGATATGACCAACTATGCAGAGGCTCTCCGGGAGATCAGCGCGGCAAGAGAAGAGGTCCCAGGCAGAAAGGGCTATCCCGGATACCTGTATACCGACCTGTCGACAATATACGAGAGGGCAGGCAGGCTGGTGGGCAGAAAGGGGAGCGTCACGCAGGTGCCCATACTTACGATGCCTTCTGATGATATCACCCACCCGATACCGGACCTTACAGGGTACATTACAGAGGGGCAGGTCGTGCTGGGAAGGGACCTGTTCAGGCAGGGGGTCTACCCGCCGGTCAACATACTGATGAGCCTGAGCAGGCTGATGAAGGACGGCATAGGCGAGGGCCGCACAAGGGAGGACCACCAGGAGATCTCCAACCAGAATTATGACGCGTATTCGCGCGCCCAGGAGGTCAGGGCGCTTGCCGGGATAGTGGGCAAGGCGGGCCTGACTGATATAGATCTTAGGTACATGGGCGTGGGCGATTCACTAGAACAGAGGCTGCTCACACAGGCGACAGACGAGAACAGGACCATCGAGGAGACGCTCGGGATAATGTGGGATACAGTCTCGGGGCTGCCAAAGAACGAGCTTACCAAGGTAAAGGACAAGTATGTGGAAAAATTCTACAAGGGAAGTGCCTAG
- a CDS encoding archaeal/vacuolar-type H -ATPase subunit A (COG1155): MTARGKIVWVSGPAVKADGMSEAKMYETVTVGEARLIGEVIRLTGDVAFIQVYESTSGLKPGEPVEGTGNPLSVLLGPGIIGQIYDGIQRPLKELSKKSGSFIGRGITTSPVDMTKKYHFVPSVSVGDDVIPGTVIGTVKETDLIDHSIMVPPDHAGGKIKSIVSEGEYDLETEMAGIEKDGKTIPLKMYHRWPVRQPRSYHTKYDPTVPLITGQRVIDTFFPIAKGGTGSIPGGFGTGKTVTLHQIAKWADSQVVVYIGCGERGNEMTEVLVEFPHLKDPRTDKPLMDRTVLVANTSNMPVAAREASIYTGVTIAEYYRDMGKDVVLVADSTSRWAEALREMSGRLEEMPAEEGYPSYLASRLAEFYERAGRVRALGSPERNGSVTLVGAVSPSGGDFTEPVTTHTMRFIKTFWALDAKLAYSRHYPSINWMNSYSGYLADIAKWWGENVSKDWLDTRSEAYGILQREDTLKEIVRLLGPEALPDEEKLILEVARMMKIGLLQQNSFDDVDTYCSPEKQYKLLKMQVDFYKRGQQALKEGAELADIRAMPVISGLLKAKMDIKDDEMPKLDELAGAMDEQYKGITGVKVAS; encoded by the coding sequence ATGACGGCACGGGGAAAGATTGTCTGGGTCAGCGGTCCTGCCGTCAAGGCCGACGGCATGTCCGAGGCCAAGATGTACGAGACTGTAACTGTCGGCGAGGCGAGGCTGATAGGTGAGGTCATCCGGCTCACCGGCGACGTGGCATTCATACAGGTGTACGAATCGACTAGCGGCCTCAAGCCGGGCGAGCCCGTCGAGGGGACGGGAAACCCGCTGAGCGTTCTGCTGGGGCCGGGCATCATAGGCCAGATATACGATGGGATACAGCGGCCCCTGAAGGAGCTCTCCAAAAAGTCCGGCTCGTTTATCGGCAGGGGCATAACCACCAGCCCGGTCGACATGACAAAAAAGTACCACTTTGTGCCTTCAGTCTCGGTGGGCGATGATGTCATACCTGGAACGGTAATCGGCACGGTCAAGGAGACCGACCTCATAGACCACAGCATAATGGTTCCGCCGGATCACGCGGGCGGCAAGATAAAGAGCATCGTATCCGAGGGCGAATACGATTTGGAGACGGAGATGGCCGGCATAGAGAAAGACGGCAAGACCATCCCGCTCAAGATGTACCACAGGTGGCCTGTAAGGCAGCCGCGTTCATACCATACAAAGTACGACCCGACAGTCCCGCTGATCACGGGCCAGCGCGTGATAGATACGTTCTTTCCCATTGCAAAAGGAGGGACGGGATCGATACCCGGCGGCTTTGGCACCGGCAAGACTGTCACCCTGCACCAGATAGCAAAGTGGGCCGACTCGCAGGTGGTGGTCTACATTGGCTGCGGCGAGCGGGGCAACGAGATGACCGAGGTGCTAGTAGAGTTCCCGCATCTAAAGGATCCCCGCACCGACAAGCCATTGATGGACAGGACCGTCCTTGTCGCCAACACCAGCAACATGCCGGTCGCCGCAAGGGAGGCCAGCATATACACCGGTGTTACAATAGCGGAATATTACCGCGACATGGGCAAGGATGTAGTACTGGTGGCGGATTCGACCAGCCGGTGGGCAGAAGCGCTCCGGGAGATGAGCGGGCGCCTCGAAGAGATGCCCGCAGAAGAGGGCTATCCGTCGTATCTTGCATCAAGGCTGGCCGAGTTCTACGAGAGGGCAGGCAGGGTGCGCGCACTTGGGTCGCCCGAGAGAAACGGCTCGGTCACACTGGTGGGCGCCGTCTCGCCGTCTGGCGGGGACTTTACGGAGCCTGTCACCACGCATACCATGAGGTTCATCAAGACGTTCTGGGCGCTAGACGCAAAGCTCGCATATTCCAGGCACTATCCGTCGATAAACTGGATGAACAGCTATTCCGGCTATCTGGCTGACATAGCAAAGTGGTGGGGCGAGAACGTCAGCAAGGACTGGCTTGATACGCGCAGCGAGGCGTACGGGATACTCCAAAGGGAGGACACCCTAAAGGAGATAGTCCGCCTGCTCGGGCCCGAGGCCCTTCCCGACGAGGAGAAGCTCATACTGGAGGTTGCCAGGATGATGAAGATAGGGCTGCTCCAGCAGAACTCTTTTGACGATGTTGACACATACTGCAGCCCGGAGAAACAGTACAAGCTGCTCAAGATGCAGGTGGACTTTTACAAGCGCGGCCAGCAGGCGCTCAAGGAGGGCGCGGAGCTTGCCGACATACGCGCAATGCCGGTCATATCGGGCCTGCTCAAGGCCAAGATGGATATCAAGGACGACGAGATGCCAAAGCTCGATGAGCTGGCGGGCGCCATGGACGAGCAGTACAAGGGCATAACGGGGGTCAAGGTGGCGAGTTGA
- a CDS encoding archaeal/vacuolar-type H -ATPase subunit E (COG1390): MPPDPRLEAAVDKILDRTGEEILSGLGESRKEAAEALAGSAKTLEREYDRIVEEGRKEADKIHRKIVGSADLEARNKQILLLETAIDRVLEKVLASISAERGPGYPDMIKSLIGEATATLGTTQVVVRAGSRDKDVVQASLGGFPGAELAQEPIECLGGVKVSSKDGSMTLDNTIDARFDRMKPLIRKEIVSKFGIGI, encoded by the coding sequence ATGCCACCCGATCCCCGGCTGGAGGCCGCCGTTGACAAGATACTGGACAGGACAGGAGAGGAGATCCTCTCGGGGCTGGGGGAGTCCCGGAAGGAGGCAGCCGAGGCTCTGGCGGGATCCGCCAAGACGCTCGAGCGCGAGTACGACCGGATAGTCGAAGAGGGCAGAAAGGAGGCAGACAAGATACACCGGAAGATAGTGGGCAGTGCGGACCTTGAGGCCAGAAACAAGCAGATCCTGCTGCTGGAGACGGCCATAGACCGGGTCCTAGAGAAGGTGCTTGCCAGCATCTCTGCCGAGAGGGGCCCGGGGTATCCTGATATGATAAAATCGCTCATCGGGGAGGCCACGGCCACGCTGGGCACGACACAGGTTGTAGTCCGCGCGGGCAGCCGGGACAAGGACGTAGTCCAGGCATCGCTCGGGGGATTTCCCGGGGCGGAGCTGGCACAGGAGCCCATCGAGTGCCTCGGGGGGGTCAAGGTCAGCTCAAAGGACGGCAGCATGACGCTGGACAACACGATCGACGCCCGTTTCGACCGCATGAAGCCTTTAATTAGGAAGGAGATCGTCTCCAAATTCGGTATAGGTATTTGA
- a CDS encoding archaeal/vacuolar-type H -ATPase subunit I (COG1269) — MLGTVILPRSDSPRAISRLAEFDWFHKVDAENETVTPEIDDLLLRAQKVFQSVDDVVKGLGIPPRVGILEILFKGTMFKKKEYELDEVARMVADIEGEAHVTIDEIARLLAEIEEVEKSLEEHRTLTDALRVIRGLDVDLGSFGPMKRFFGDIFLVGSADYPEVERSLEGSAMYRYELDSKDTVAVAVFADARDTDDILRVMRAVNASSFTIPAGFSQVPSKAFEAAEAAIKKLESRQAALKKRLAAMTKKIRGRVLTVHERAMVAKDVLESLRKPGGTRRFAVIQGYIPRNLEGKFKETTGEWMSIVEDLPGEEEKKAPTLFRNPRFVRTFEVITESQGIPKKGELDPTPMIALMWPIFYGIMFADVGHGLLLMGMGLLFKLKGQGNLARWGMLIAISGAAASIAGVGSGEAFGFHIDHLEPFESLLEEGGILHPVSWLVGVMSVAELNFEQVINILKVSLFIGILHLLAAMLLRVRRLYKEGKKLVMYMEAIPNITLYLGIVAIMMCAIGSGYDVINMYSKIHTEPVPWVTIFLGDWAQVWIITRISISVVIASVVIMIIGGMKHARAHPEEGADPASVVMETLLGKTIEALAHTISYARIGIMLLVHAALLLTVNNAFKSLGGIESPGALALIIGGNLGIMMIEGLIVYIQSLRLHLYEYFTKWYDGGNQPFRKLLPEIVYNAVSWKR, encoded by the coding sequence ATGCTGGGGACCGTTATACTGCCGCGGTCCGACTCTCCCAGGGCGATCTCGCGGCTGGCCGAGTTCGACTGGTTCCACAAGGTGGACGCAGAGAACGAGACCGTGACGCCGGAGATAGACGACCTGCTGCTCAGGGCCCAGAAGGTCTTCCAGTCGGTTGACGACGTGGTCAAGGGCCTCGGGATCCCGCCGCGCGTGGGCATACTGGAGATCCTCTTCAAGGGGACGATGTTCAAGAAAAAAGAGTACGAGCTCGACGAGGTGGCCAGGATGGTCGCCGATATAGAGGGCGAGGCGCATGTTACAATAGACGAGATAGCGAGGCTGCTGGCCGAGATCGAAGAGGTGGAAAAGTCGCTCGAGGAGCACCGCACCCTCACGGACGCCCTGCGGGTTATCCGCGGGCTGGACGTGGATCTCGGGAGCTTTGGCCCCATGAAGAGGTTCTTTGGCGACATATTTCTCGTCGGCTCGGCGGACTATCCGGAGGTTGAGAGGTCTCTCGAGGGGAGCGCGATGTACAGGTACGAGCTGGACTCCAAGGATACCGTCGCGGTGGCGGTCTTTGCCGATGCGCGCGATACCGACGACATACTCAGGGTGATGAGGGCAGTCAACGCCAGCTCGTTTACCATACCCGCCGGATTCTCCCAGGTGCCCAGCAAGGCGTTTGAGGCGGCAGAGGCAGCCATCAAGAAGCTGGAGTCAAGGCAGGCGGCCTTGAAGAAGCGGCTTGCTGCAATGACCAAAAAGATCAGGGGCAGGGTGCTCACCGTCCACGAGAGGGCCATGGTTGCAAAGGACGTGCTCGAATCACTGCGCAAGCCCGGCGGCACAAGGAGGTTCGCCGTTATACAGGGGTACATACCGCGCAATCTTGAGGGCAAGTTCAAGGAGACGACAGGCGAGTGGATGAGCATCGTAGAGGACCTGCCCGGGGAAGAGGAGAAAAAGGCGCCCACGCTGTTTAGGAATCCCAGATTTGTAAGGACATTCGAGGTGATAACAGAAAGCCAGGGCATACCCAAAAAGGGCGAGCTTGATCCGACCCCGATGATAGCCCTCATGTGGCCGATATTCTACGGGATAATGTTCGCCGATGTCGGGCACGGCCTGCTGCTGATGGGAATGGGGCTGCTCTTCAAGCTAAAGGGCCAGGGAAACCTGGCACGCTGGGGAATGCTGATTGCCATATCGGGCGCTGCAGCATCGATAGCAGGCGTGGGATCCGGCGAGGCGTTTGGATTCCACATAGACCACCTGGAGCCCTTTGAGTCGCTGCTCGAGGAAGGCGGCATACTGCACCCCGTATCGTGGCTGGTGGGCGTGATGAGCGTGGCCGAGCTCAACTTTGAGCAGGTGATAAACATCCTCAAGGTCTCGCTGTTCATAGGGATACTGCACCTGCTGGCGGCTATGCTGCTCAGGGTAAGGAGGCTCTACAAGGAGGGCAAGAAGCTGGTAATGTACATGGAGGCAATCCCCAACATCACCCTCTACCTCGGGATAGTGGCCATCATGATGTGCGCGATAGGCTCGGGATACGACGTGATCAACATGTACTCGAAAATCCACACGGAGCCGGTCCCCTGGGTGACCATATTCCTGGGCGACTGGGCGCAGGTGTGGATAATCACAAGAATATCCATCTCGGTGGTCATAGCCTCTGTTGTGATAATGATAATCGGCGGCATGAAGCACGCAAGGGCCCACCCGGAGGAGGGGGCCGATCCTGCCAGCGTCGTAATGGAGACGCTGCTGGGCAAGACCATAGAGGCGCTGGCGCACACGATAAGCTATGCAAGAATAGGGATAATGCTGCTGGTGCATGCGGCGCTGCTGCTTACAGTCAACAACGCGTTCAAGTCGCTCGGCGGAATAGAATCCCCGGGTGCGCTCGCCCTGATAATTGGCGGCAACTTGGGCATAATGATGATCGAGGGGCTCATTGTATACATACAGTCGCTCAGGCTCCACCTCTACGAGTATTTCACAAAATGGTACGACGGCGGGAACCAGCCGTTTAGAAAGCTGCTCCCCGAGATAGTCTACAACGCGGTCAGCTGGAAGCGCTGA
- a CDS encoding rhodanese-related sulfurtransferase (COG2897): MLVGAAELEGMLGSADTVVIDVRDFGEYSSGHIPGAVNLDLFAYHWADTSARGIEAFNEQTVQMFTHCGVAGRKAVFYDDGSGMVAPRGVWLLEYLSHGDAQMLDGGFRGWTAGGRPSEAGTNPFDPRPFEGRPDPDLLAGFGYIRDNLGRLTLIDARSPGEFDGSVVRAARGGHMPGAENIEYRLNMSDDGTFLPREKIRGLYRAPLDAEIVAYCQGAYRAANTYVALKSAGYSNVRVYLGSWGEWGNRAGLPVDGPVSASS; the protein is encoded by the coding sequence ATGCTGGTTGGCGCGGCGGAGCTTGAAGGAATGCTGGGCTCTGCGGATACAGTGGTGATTGATGTGCGGGACTTTGGGGAATACTCTAGCGGCCACATACCAGGCGCTGTAAACCTTGACCTCTTTGCATACCACTGGGCCGACACCAGCGCCCGGGGGATAGAGGCGTTCAACGAGCAGACAGTGCAGATGTTCACACACTGCGGGGTGGCCGGCAGAAAGGCGGTATTCTATGACGACGGCTCGGGCATGGTGGCGCCCCGGGGGGTCTGGCTGCTGGAGTATCTATCCCACGGGGATGCGCAGATGCTCGATGGGGGTTTCCGCGGCTGGACTGCAGGGGGCCGGCCCTCAGAGGCTGGCACAAACCCGTTTGATCCCCGGCCGTTTGAAGGCAGGCCGGATCCGGATCTACTCGCCGGCTTTGGATACATACGGGACAACCTGGGCCGCCTTACCCTGATCGACGCGCGCTCGCCCGGCGAGTTTGACGGCTCGGTGGTTAGGGCGGCCCGGGGCGGGCACATGCCGGGCGCCGAAAATATCGAGTACCGCCTCAACATGTCAGACGACGGTACATTTCTGCCGCGGGAGAAGATACGCGGCCTGTATCGCGCGCCGCTTGATGCGGAGATCGTCGCGTACTGCCAAGGCGCCTACAGGGCCGCCAACACCTATGTAGCGCTAAAGAGTGCCGGGTATTCCAACGTCAGGGTATACCTGGGATCATGGGGCGAGTGGGGGAACAGGGCGGGGCTTCCGGTGGATGGGCCCGTCAGCGCTTCCAGCTGA